From Hydra vulgaris chromosome 07, alternate assembly HydraT2T_AEP, a single genomic window includes:
- the LOC136082412 gene encoding uncharacterized protein LOC136082412 yields the protein MSEDNEHDTGFVYEVQTQIVNYLKEYYPKISKILYFSDGCAAQYKNHKNLYNICLHKNDFDIDAEWTFFATSHGKSPCDGIGGTVKRLTTNASLQRPINDQILNCNKMFDYCTNNIKGIIFFKIEKERLTELRTTLKTRFELSRTIPGTRSYHQFKPESINTISFKRTSEDDHITGIFSFSEIQSSQNDQQINIDPLKLGEFIMCKYDAFDWIGMINEIDNIEQDVMVTFMHPHGPFNKLFWPSRVDECWVPITNITCIIDAPVTTNGRFYTLTVDASKLILTLS from the coding sequence ATGTCAGAAGATAATGAGCATGACACTGGTTTTGTGTATGAAGTTCAAACACAAatagttaactatttaaaagaatattatcctaaaatttcaaagattctttatttttctgatggTTGTGCTGCACAgtataaaaatcacaaaaacctttacaatatctgtctccataaaaatgattttgacatTGATGCAGAGTGGACATTTTTTGCTACAAGCCATGGTAAGTCACCATGTGATGGTATTGGTGGCACTGTAAAACGATTAACTACAAATGCAAGTCTACAAAGGCCCATAAATGACCAGATATTGAATTGTAACAAAATGTTTGACTACTGTACTAACAATATTAAagggattatttttttcaagattgaaAAAGAAAGACTGACAGAATTGCGCACCACTTTGAAAACACGTTTTGAGCTAAGTAGAACAATTCCTGGAACTAGGAGCTATCATCAATTTAAACCAGAATCTATAAATACTATTAGCTTTAAACGAACAAGTGAAGATGATCATATAACaggcattttttctttttctgaaattcAAAGTTCTCAAAATGATCAGCAAATTAACATTGATCCCTTGAAATTAGGTGAATTCATTATGTGTAAATATGATGCGTTTGATTGGATTGGTATGATCAATGAAATTGATAATATAGAGCAAGATGTTATGGTAACGTTCATGCACCCGCACGgtccttttaataaacttttctggCCATCTAGAGTAGATGAGTGTTGGGTGCCAATTACCAACATAACTTGTATAATTGATGCACCTGTAACAACAAATGGACGTTTTTATACTTTGACCGTCGATGCATCTAAGCTAATCTTAACATTAtcttaa